The Ahaetulla prasina isolate Xishuangbanna chromosome 14, ASM2864084v1, whole genome shotgun sequence genome includes a region encoding these proteins:
- the LOC131185325 gene encoding putative short-chain dehydrogenase/reductase family 42E member 2: MLCQHKDILQRKSGEKVTHRGEPSDWRIPRQMRSLGPKAMITGGAGYCGFQLSHALLQEGIGVVLLDRCEPKRELPKGAVFFQADVRDYERVFQASEGIDTIFHLASFGLSGDEQLKKIKEIDSVNVRGTKVVIDVCKSKNISKLIYGSSVIVVFGGDPIEDADETLPYFPLEKQPDNYSKSKTIAEQMILAANGAPLRGGETLRTCALRLSGIYGPGEDKIFPRFIKIIQNYLLYFTFDTTGTWTNWVHIYNLNQAYLLARRALTAERNFIASGQAYFIHDGEKINFFKWTSVLYEKLGHPKPRLILPGVVLKIAVTLVEHLYWLLNPIFNFTPFLTRREVGHILVTYTFRIDKARKELGFHPKKYSLAEVADDYLRRKSMREDKGSPSP, encoded by the exons ATGCTTTGTCAACACAAGGACATCCTCCAAAGAAAATCCGGTGAAAAAGTGACCCACAGAGGCGAGCCATCTGATTGGAGAATCCCCAGGCAGATGAGATCCTTAGGTCCGAAGGCAATGATCACCGGTGGTGCTGGATATTGTGGATTCCAACTGAGCCATGCTCTCCTCCAAGAAGGGATTGGTGTGGTTTTGCTTGATAGATGTGAACCTAAACGGGAGCTCCCCAAGGGAGCAGTCTTCTTCCAG GCCGATGTGAGGGATTATGAGAGAGTCTTCCAAGCTAGCGAGGGAATTGACACCATTTTTCATCTGGCAAGCTTTGGCCTGTCTGGAGACGAGCAA CTCAAAAAGATAAAAGAGATTGACTCCGTCAATGTGAGAGGAACAAAGGTTGTCATTGATG TTTGCAAATCAAAAAACATTTCCAAATTGATCTATGGCAGTTCAGTGATCGTTGTATTTGGAGGGGATCCAATTGAAGATGCAGATGAAACGTTGCCGTACTTTCCGCTTGAAAAG CAACCTGACAATTATTCTAAATCCAAAACAATTGCAGAGCAGATGATCCTAGCTGCCAACGGAGCCCCACTTCGGG GAGGAGAGACGCTCCGAACATGTGCGCTTCGACTGTCTGGAATCTACGGTCCGGGAGAGGACAAAATCTTTCCCCGCTTCATT AAAATTATTCAGAACTATTTACTGTACTTCACCTTTGATACTACGGGCACATGGACAAActgggttcatatttataatttaaatcaaGCCTACCTCCTTGCTCGAAGAGCCCTAACAGCAGAGAGAAATTTCATTGCT AGTGGTCAAGCCTATTTTATACATGATGgagaaaaaatcaattttttcaaATGGACATCGGTTCTG TATGAAAAGCTGGGTCATCCGAAGCCAAGATTGATTCTGCCTGGGGTTGTTTTGAAAATCGCAG TTACTTTGGTGGAACACCTGTACTGGCTTCTTAACCCCATATTTAACTTTACACCGTTCCTGACCAGAAGAgag GTGGGACACATCCTTGTTACCTACACTTTTCGGATAGACAAAGCAAGGAAGGAGCTGGGCTTTCATCCAAAGAAATATTCCTTGGCCGAAGTGGCAGACGATTATCTGCGAAGAAAATCTATGCGTGAAGACAAAGGAAGTCCCTCCCCCTAA